Proteins encoded within one genomic window of Thermofilaceae archaeon:
- a CDS encoding glycoside hydrolase family 2 TIM barrel-domain containing protein: MLLLVDVKVDYRPKLDLSGFWRFKLDPSDEGEGLGWYRRFDATSVIYVPSSWNEQNPEWDAYCGVAWYARSFYVDEMLRGKLAWLVFKGAGYHAKVWLNGAYLGEHEGSYTQFRLNASSAVKFGDLNLLVVKIDNRPALDRLPPALSANRTAFDFYLYGGIYRPVYVEFTEREYVESVRVRTDHRGWLSVNVKVCSGDAEVLIQLYDEKRDLLLSERVGCREGIATLDRRVEGVKPWSPDEPNLYTLRVSLLKGGKPVDTVEERIGFRSVRVEGGRVYLNDRPVYLKGFGRHEDYPGTGKHVPGAVLVRDFYLMKKLGANSFRTTHYPYSEEHLDLADEMGFLVILESTICLSGFPGLLPNQEEARKWFKDPRILEKAKAVIREMVEEHGNRPSVIMYSVANEPPTYWEEAARFVGELIEYAKQLDPSRPVTFASLAHSRDKALGYADVVSLNLYYGWYTEWGD, from the coding sequence GTGCTCCTCCTGGTGGATGTGAAGGTCGATTACAGGCCTAAGCTGGATCTGAGTGGTTTCTGGAGGTTTAAGCTCGACCCCTCGGATGAGGGGGAGGGGCTGGGGTGGTACAGGAGGTTCGATGCTACCAGCGTCATTTACGTGCCATCATCGTGGAACGAGCAGAACCCGGAGTGGGATGCCTACTGCGGTGTAGCGTGGTACGCGAGGAGCTTCTACGTGGACGAGATGCTGAGGGGAAAGCTGGCTTGGCTGGTCTTCAAAGGGGCCGGTTACCACGCGAAAGTCTGGCTGAACGGCGCGTACCTGGGTGAGCATGAGGGGTCTTACACGCAGTTCAGGCTGAACGCGTCGAGCGCCGTGAAGTTCGGGGATCTGAACTTGCTCGTGGTAAAGATCGATAACCGCCCCGCCCTCGATAGGCTGCCGCCGGCTCTCTCCGCGAACAGGACAGCCTTCGACTTCTACCTCTACGGGGGGATCTACAGGCCCGTCTACGTCGAGTTCACAGAGCGGGAGTACGTAGAGTCCGTGAGGGTGCGCACCGACCACCGCGGCTGGCTCTCTGTCAACGTGAAAGTATGTAGCGGTGATGCGGAGGTGCTCATACAGCTCTACGACGAGAAGCGGGACCTGCTGCTCTCGGAAAGGGTCGGCTGCAGGGAAGGCATCGCAACGCTCGATCGAAGAGTCGAGGGTGTAAAGCCGTGGTCCCCGGACGAGCCGAACCTCTACACGCTCCGCGTCAGCTTGCTGAAAGGCGGTAAACCCGTCGATACGGTTGAGGAGAGGATCGGCTTCCGGAGCGTGCGCGTCGAAGGTGGGCGCGTCTACCTGAACGATAGGCCCGTCTACCTGAAGGGTTTCGGTAGGCACGAGGATTACCCGGGGACGGGGAAGCACGTGCCCGGAGCCGTTCTCGTGAGGGACTTCTACCTCATGAAGAAGCTCGGAGCCAACTCTTTCAGGACGACTCACTACCCGTACAGCGAGGAGCACTTGGACTTGGCCGACGAGATGGGCTTCCTCGTGATCCTTGAATCGACGATCTGCCTCTCCGGCTTCCCCGGGCTGCTCCCGAACCAGGAGGAGGCGAGGAAGTGGTTCAAGGACCCGAGGATCCTCGAGAAGGCTAAAGCCGTCATCAGAGAGATGGTGGAGGAGCACGGGAACAGGCCTTCAGTGATAATGTACAGCGTCGCCAACGAGCCGCCCACCTACTGGGAGGAGGCCGCGCGGTTCGTGGGGGAGCTGATCGAGTACGCGAAGCAGCTGGACCCCTCCAGGCCTGTCACGTTTGCCTCGCTCGCGCACTCAAGGGATAAAGCGCTGGGGTACGCGGACGTAGTATCCCTCAACCTGTACTACGGCTGGTACACGGAGTGGGGCGACAT
- a CDS encoding MFS transporter — translation MLKRKGRLGRNAKWLLVTELGWSIPMPSVFYYQALYMTALGFREVEYGLLMSVSRGFSILAPLTAVPVASRLGFKRAFLVLDLLANVGFLTPLIVGRRELLPLAFVASSLLSASAILWEVLLVTGTDEEALVTAYSVPSVIYIAGSSLPPLAGMVMERMGIVEGYRLVAFAALASFLAKTAVLALALEEPREGAPRDGISRPSFTRSIKAVLSDRSASMLLLYFVLSSILYSVFGYLSLYLHDERGARMSVEEVGFVSTISSLVSLLAVLTVTVRPPNPLRYLILSAAAGSLAYALFSLSSVVPQLAFAAAALSGLRGAEFSVSRALFIALLGGGAVERGHAITLSYTLSNVVSVPAPVLAGLLYSFHPVTIWLLALAATLTQIATLAMLRKTCQ, via the coding sequence GTGCTTAAGCGCAAGGGCAGGCTGGGCAGGAACGCTAAGTGGCTGCTCGTAACGGAGTTGGGCTGGTCGATCCCAATGCCCTCCGTCTTCTACTACCAAGCCCTCTACATGACGGCTTTGGGATTCCGGGAGGTTGAGTACGGGCTTCTGATGAGCGTTTCGAGGGGGTTCTCGATCCTGGCTCCTCTCACCGCCGTCCCCGTGGCATCCAGGCTGGGCTTCAAGAGGGCCTTCCTAGTGCTGGATTTGCTGGCGAACGTGGGCTTCCTCACCCCCCTCATCGTAGGAAGGCGCGAGCTCCTACCGTTGGCTTTCGTGGCCAGCTCGCTGCTCTCCGCTTCAGCCATCCTCTGGGAGGTGCTCCTCGTAACGGGTACCGACGAGGAGGCTCTGGTGACCGCTTACTCGGTACCGTCGGTGATCTACATCGCTGGCAGCTCGCTCCCGCCTTTGGCGGGGATGGTGATGGAGCGGATGGGGATCGTGGAGGGCTACAGGCTCGTCGCCTTCGCTGCTCTCGCCAGCTTCCTGGCCAAGACGGCCGTCCTCGCCCTCGCTCTGGAGGAGCCCCGCGAAGGAGCCCCTAGGGATGGTATAAGCCGGCCCAGCTTCACACGATCGATCAAGGCGGTTCTCTCGGATAGGAGCGCCAGCATGCTCCTGCTCTACTTCGTACTGTCCTCGATCCTCTACTCGGTCTTCGGCTACCTCTCCCTATACCTGCACGACGAGAGGGGGGCTAGGATGAGCGTCGAGGAGGTCGGCTTCGTCTCAACGATCTCATCGCTTGTTTCCCTGCTAGCCGTCCTAACGGTCACTGTGAGACCGCCCAACCCGCTCAGGTACCTGATCCTATCGGCCGCCGCGGGCTCGCTGGCGTACGCGCTCTTCTCGCTGTCGAGCGTGGTGCCCCAGCTCGCGTTTGCCGCTGCCGCGTTATCGGGGTTGCGCGGGGCTGAGTTCTCCGTTTCAAGGGCTCTGTTCATCGCCCTGCTGGGCGGGGGAGCCGTGGAGAGGGGGCACGCGATAACCCTCTCCTACACGCTCAGCAACGTCGTCAGCGTCCCAGCGCCAGTGCTAGCGGGGCTCCTCTACAGCTTCCACCCTGTCACCATCTGGCTTCTCGCACTGGCAGCCACGCTCACGCAGATCGCAACTCTAGCCATGCTTAGAAAGACGTGCCAGTGA